The Vicinamibacterales bacterium genome has a segment encoding these proteins:
- a CDS encoding arsinothricin resistance N-acetyltransferase ArsN1 family A, which produces MAAPAIRPARESDAAAIAAIYNQGIEDRGATFETGLRTAGDIRAKLSGGDRFPTLVAVDGEAVLGWAGLSAYRARDCYAGIAEFSIYLDRSARGRGVGRLLLTALIDAARERGFWKLVSRIFPFNAASRAVCRACGFREVGVYEKHARLDGRWLDVVIVERLIPENQS; this is translated from the coding sequence ATGGCCGCCCCTGCGATTCGCCCCGCACGGGAGAGCGACGCCGCCGCGATCGCCGCGATCTACAACCAGGGCATCGAGGATCGCGGCGCCACGTTCGAAACCGGGCTGCGCACCGCCGGCGACATCCGCGCGAAGCTCTCCGGCGGCGACCGCTTTCCGACGCTGGTCGCGGTGGACGGCGAGGCGGTGCTCGGCTGGGCCGGCCTGAGCGCGTACCGTGCGCGCGACTGTTATGCCGGCATCGCGGAGTTCTCGATCTACCTCGATCGCTCGGCACGCGGCCGCGGCGTCGGACGGCTCCTTCTCACGGCGTTGATCGACGCCGCTCGCGAACGGGGCTTCTGGAAGCTGGTCTCGCGGATCTTCCCCTTCAACGCTGCAAGCCGCGCCGTCTGTCGAGCGTGCGGCTTCCGCGAGGTGGGGGTCTACGAGAAGCACGCGCGCCTCGACGGCCGGTGGCTCGACGTCGTGATCGTCGAACGTCTCATTCCGGAGAACCAGTCATGA
- a CDS encoding MarR family transcriptional regulator gives MPAATERSAPRSPDLRRDAAALQAAVAELVRVYQFRDRDRICCHDISVTQCYALEMLIEHAPLRLNALAEKLFLDKSTTSRVVGSLVKKGYVEQRADPADARATALHVTPRGRRLYKRITDDLVEQQKALLEELAPDVRAAVVHVIRGLASAAHARFRSGVSVGGCCAPAAGGSADD, from the coding sequence ATGCCTGCAGCCACCGAACGTTCCGCCCCCCGGTCCCCGGACCTGCGCCGCGATGCCGCCGCCCTGCAGGCGGCGGTGGCGGAGCTGGTCCGCGTCTATCAGTTTCGCGACCGCGATCGCATCTGCTGCCACGACATCTCGGTCACGCAGTGCTACGCGCTCGAGATGCTGATCGAGCACGCGCCGCTGCGCCTGAACGCGCTCGCCGAGAAGCTGTTCCTGGACAAGAGCACGACCAGCCGGGTGGTCGGCTCGCTGGTCAAGAAGGGGTATGTCGAGCAGCGCGCCGATCCGGCCGACGCGCGCGCCACCGCGCTTCATGTCACCCCGCGCGGCCGCCGGTTGTACAAACGGATCACCGACGATCTGGTGGAGCAGCAGAAGGCGCTCCTCGAGGAGCTGGCGCCTGACGTGCGCGCCGCCGTCGTGCACGTCATCCGCGGCCTGGCGAGCGCGGCACACGCGCGATTCCGTTCCGGCGTCTCGGTCGGCGGCTGCTGCGCTCCGGCTGCCGGCGGATCCGCTGACGACTGA
- a CDS encoding oxygenase MpaB family protein has translation MTSTADSFERHRAAVGARLRGSGHVRTGPGSITWKVNRERILVAAWGRAILLQLAHPAVAAGVHHHSSFRGSLRASVRRLHSTVGAMLSLTFGDRDEMIAAAARINTIHDRVHDGSGASERQRYSAHDPVLQRWVHVTLLDSILIAYELLVGPLTRGERDRYCAEAAIMEPLLGMPDGWLPRDGAELERQMHQMLAGDALAVGDISRALARAVLYPPRWRFFWPAFRATQVLTIGTLPPSVRDAYGFAWRARDRRAFARWTAMLRFVLRLLPAFARHWAAARRGRGFGKADGSSADDCDGHDWFSGMRRSTITTSSHRPSRRACFS, from the coding sequence GTGACTTCGACGGCAGATTCATTCGAGCGGCACCGTGCGGCGGTCGGCGCACGCCTCCGCGGGTCCGGCCACGTCCGGACCGGCCCCGGCAGCATCACCTGGAAGGTCAACCGCGAGAGGATCCTGGTGGCGGCCTGGGGACGAGCGATCCTCCTGCAGCTCGCGCACCCGGCGGTTGCGGCCGGCGTCCATCACCACAGTTCGTTCCGGGGCAGCCTGCGCGCGAGCGTCCGCCGCCTGCACTCGACCGTCGGCGCGATGCTGTCGCTGACCTTCGGCGATCGCGACGAGATGATCGCCGCCGCGGCGCGCATCAACACCATTCACGATCGCGTGCACGACGGCTCCGGCGCCAGCGAGCGGCAGCGCTACAGCGCGCACGATCCCGTCCTGCAGCGCTGGGTGCACGTCACGCTGCTCGATTCGATTCTGATCGCGTATGAGCTCCTGGTCGGGCCGCTGACGCGCGGGGAACGCGATCGCTACTGCGCGGAGGCGGCGATCATGGAGCCGCTGCTCGGCATGCCGGACGGATGGCTCCCGCGGGACGGCGCAGAGCTCGAGCGACAGATGCACCAGATGCTGGCAGGCGACGCCCTGGCCGTCGGCGACATCAGCCGCGCGCTTGCACGCGCCGTGCTGTACCCGCCGCGCTGGCGCTTCTTCTGGCCGGCGTTCCGCGCGACCCAGGTGCTGACGATCGGAACGCTCCCTCCCTCGGTCCGCGACGCGTATGGATTCGCGTGGCGCGCCCGCGACCGGCGGGCATTCGCGCGGTGGACCGCCATGCTGCGCTTCGTGCTGCGGCTGCTGCCCGCGTTCGCCCGCCATTGGGCGGCGGCGAGGCGGGGCCGGGGCTTTGGCAAGGCCGACGGGTCCAGCGCCGACGATTGCGACGGTCATGACTGGTTCTCCGGAATGAGACGTTCGACGATCACGACGTCGAGCCACCGGCCGTCGAGGCGCGCGTGCTTCTCGTAG
- the ispH gene encoding 4-hydroxy-3-methylbut-2-enyl diphosphate reductase, producing the protein MRIVRAAHLGMCFGVRDAIALALEHADAGPLTILGDLVHNPDVLAALHSKGIAVAQDPAQVRTPTLMVTAHGTSERALARTRALGLTVVEATCPLVHVAHRAVAALVRDGCHVVIVGQRDHVEVRGLTGDLDRFDVVLEDDDVLALEEHPRIGVAAQTTQPLGKVRHVVDLIRRRFPRSEVRFFDTVCKPTKDRQSAAIDLARQSDVVIVVGGRSSNNTRELVKTCARHCARVHHVQTDADVRAEWFDGAGVVGLTAGTSTPDAVIDRVEARVRQVAALAIR; encoded by the coding sequence ATGCGTATCGTCCGTGCCGCCCATCTCGGCATGTGCTTCGGCGTGCGTGACGCCATCGCGCTGGCGCTCGAGCACGCCGACGCCGGCCCGCTCACGATTCTCGGCGATCTCGTCCACAATCCCGACGTGCTCGCCGCCCTCCACTCCAAGGGTATCGCGGTTGCCCAGGACCCCGCACAGGTCAGGACCCCGACGCTCATGGTGACGGCGCACGGCACGTCGGAGCGCGCCCTCGCCCGCACCCGCGCTCTCGGGTTGACCGTGGTGGAAGCGACGTGCCCTCTCGTCCACGTCGCCCACCGCGCCGTCGCCGCCCTCGTCCGCGACGGCTGCCACGTCGTCATCGTCGGCCAGCGCGACCACGTCGAGGTGCGCGGGCTGACCGGCGATCTCGACCGGTTCGACGTCGTGCTCGAGGACGACGACGTGCTCGCCCTCGAGGAGCACCCGCGGATCGGCGTCGCCGCACAGACCACGCAGCCGCTCGGAAAGGTGCGGCACGTCGTCGATCTGATCAGGCGGCGCTTCCCCCGCTCGGAAGTGCGGTTCTTCGACACCGTGTGCAAGCCGACCAAGGACCGGCAGTCGGCGGCCATCGATCTGGCGCGCCAGTCCGACGTCGTCATCGTCGTCGGCGGCCGTTCGAGCAACAACACGCGCGAGCTGGTGAAGACCTGCGCGCGCCATTGCGCGCGCGTGCATCACGTCCAGACCGATGCCGACGTCCGCGCGGAGTGGTTCGACGGCGCCGGGGTGGTGGGGCTGACCGCGGGCACGTCCACGCCGGACGCTGTCATCGACCGCGTCGAGGCGCGCGTCCGACAGGTCGCGGCTCTGGCGATCCGCTAA